A genomic window from Labeo rohita strain BAU-BD-2019 chromosome 6, IGBB_LRoh.1.0, whole genome shotgun sequence includes:
- the edem1 gene encoding ER degradation-enhancing alpha-mannosidase-like protein 1, with protein MQWRSIVVGLLVLRVLLNCAVWLVFGLGPSWGFDFPIKFTFNLHKIELLKDGDGATVKTNAWSQHMYDSRDPQAKTCSKISGNSPKKSYLSFFQEGRDEYDRKYSSFPDALKVKMRGMARDMFYFGYDNYMKFAFPEDELNPIACEGRGPDVLNPSNININDVLGNYSLTLIDVLDTLLVLGNVTEFHRAVKLVIDTVSFDKDSTVQVFEANIRILGSLISAHILLTDPRHPFGDIALKDYDNELLHLAHDLAVRLLPAFENTSTGIPYPRVNLKKGVPPDSINETCTAGAGSLLVEFGILSRLIGDSTFEWVARRAVKALWNLRSNETGLLGNVVNIQTGQWVGKQSGVGAGMDSFYEYLLKSYILFGEKEDYRMFTAAYESIQSHLRRGREACNEGEGDPPLYVNVNMFNGQIINTWIDSLQAFFPGLQVLNGDVENAICLHAFYYAIWKRFGALPERYNWQLQAPDVLFYPLRPELVESTYLLYQATKNPFYLHVGMDILESLEKNTKVRCGYATLHHVVDKSKEDRMESFFLSETCKYLYLLFDEDNPLHKSESKYIFTTEGHVVPIDQRFREKSWEDQFPCEEPNNEPPANISNCERIPEERRYGLPLKSIYMRQIDHMVGLS; from the exons ATGCAATGGAGGTCAATAGTCGTGGGTCTTCTCGTTTTGAGGGTGCTGCTGAATTGCGCCGTGTGGCTAGTGTTTGGACTGGGACCCAGCTGGGGCTTTGACTTCCCCATTAAATTCACGTTCAACTTGCATAAGATTGAACTTCTGAAGGATGGCGACGGAGCCACCGTCAAAACAAACGCCTGGTCACAGCACATGTACGATAGCAGAGACCCTCAAGCAAAGACCTGCTCCAAGATCAGTGGGAATTCACCAAAGAAATCCTACCTCAGCTTCTTTCAGGAGGGCAGAGATGAATATGATAGAAAGTACAGCTCCTTCCCGGACGCGCTGAAAGTGAAGATGAGGGGAATGGCCCGAGACATGTTTTATTTCGGATATGATAACTACATGAAGTTCGCCTTTCCAGAAGATGAACTCAACCCTATAGCTTGTGAAGGTCGAGGGCCTGACGTTCTTAACCC ATCAAATATCAACATCAACGATGTCCTTGGAAACTACTCTTTGACCCTCATCGATGTTCTTGATACGCTGTTG GTTCTTGGAAACGTGACAGAGTTCCATCGAGCTGTTAAACTTGTGATTGACACGGTCTCCTTCGACAAGGACTCCACTGTTCAAGTCTTTGAAGCCAACATTAG aaTTCTTGGCAGTTTGATCTCAGCCCATATTCTGTTGACTGATCCACGGCACCCATTTGGGGACATAGCGCTGAAAGACTATGACAATGAGCTGCTGCACTTGGCACATGACCTGGCTGTTCGACTACTACCTGCCTTTGAGAACACTAGCACAGGCATCCCTTATCCCAGG GTGAATTTAAAGAAAGGTGTCCCTCCTGACAGCATTAATGAGACCTGTACAGCAGGGGCTGGGTCTCTGCTTGTGGAGTTTGGCATTCTGAGCCGTCTGATTGGCGACTCTACATTTGAGTGGGTTGCACGGCGTGCTGTCAAAGCTCTGTGGAACTTGAGAAGCAATGAAACTGGTTTGTTGG GAAATGTGGTGAACATTCAGACTGGTCAGTGGGTTGGAAAGCAGAGCGGTGTTGGTGCCGGCATGGACTCGTTCTATGAGTACCTCCTCAAGTCTTACATCTTGTTTGGAGAGAAAGAAGACTACAGGATGTTCACTGCAGCTTACGAGAGCATTCAGAGCCACCTGAGAAGAGG AAGAGAGGCATGTAATGAAGGAGAGGGTGATCCACCACTCTATGTGaatgtaaacatgtttaatgGACAGATCATAAACACATGGATTGACTCTCTGCAGGCATTCTTCCCTGGACTACAG GTTTTGAATGGAGATGTTGAAAATGCCATTTGCCTTCATGCTTTCTACTATGCAATCTGGAAGCGTTTCGGAGCTCTTCCGGAAAGATACAACTGGCAGCTTCAGGCCCCAGATGTACTCTTCTACCCTTTAAGACCAGAACTTGTAGAATCCACATACCTTCTCTATCAG GCAACCAAGAATCCTTTTTATCTTCATGTTGGGATGGACATTCTTGAAAGCCTTGAGAAAAATACCAAAGTCAG GTGTGGTTATGCCACTCTCCATCATGTGGTGGATAAGTCCAAAGAAGATCGCATGGAAAGTTTCTTCCTTAGCGAAACCTGCAAATACCTTTACCTG CTCTTTGATGAAGACAACCCGCTGCACAAGTCTGAGAGTAAGTACATCTTCACTACAGAAGGCCATGTAGTGCCGATAGATCAGCGCTTCAGGGAGAAAAGTTGGGAAGACCAATTTCCATGTGAAGAGCCTAACAATGAGCCCCCAGCCAACATAAGCAAC TGTGAAAGGATTCCTGAAGAGCGACGTTATGGCCTTCCGCTAAAGAGCATATACATGAGGCAAATAGACCACATGGTGGGGCTGTCCTGA
- the arl8ba gene encoding ADP-ribosylation factor-like protein 8B-A — MLALINRLLDWFKSLFWKEEMELTLVGLQYSGKTTFVNVIASGQFSEDMIPTVGFNMRKVTKGNVTIKIWDIGGQPRFRSMWERYCRGVNAIVYMVDAADREKVEASRNELHNLLDKPQLQGIPVLVLGNKRDLPNALDEKQLIEKMNLAAIQDREICCYSISCKEKDNIDITLQWLIQHSKSRRS; from the exons ATGTTGGCACTCATTAACCGCCTCCTGGACTGGTTTAAGTCTCTCTTCTGGAAGGAAGAAATGGAGTTAACCCTCGTCGGGCTGCAGTATTCGGGGAAAACGACGTTTGTTAACGTAATCGCG tCAGGCCAGTTCAGCGAAGACATGATTCCAACGGTCGGGTTCAACATGAGGAAGGTCACAAAAGGCAACGTCACCATCAAG ATCTGGGATATAGGAGGTCAGCCGAGGTTCAGGAGCATGTGGGAGCGATACTGTCGTGGGGTGAATGCAATAGT TTACATGGTGGACGCAGCAGACCGGGAGAAGGTTGAAGCTTCCAGAAACGAGCTGCACAATCTTTTAGACAAGCCGCAGTTACAAGGAATTCCT GTGTTGGTTCTCGGGAATAAGAGAGATCTACCTAATGCATTGGATGAGAAACAGCTAattgaaaaaat GAACTTGGCTGCTATTCAGGACCGGGAGATTTGCTGCTACTCTATTTCCTGCAAAGAGAAAGATAACATTG ACATTACACTTCAATGGCTAATCCAGCACTCAAAGTCGAGAAGAAGCTGA
- the tnfrsf18 gene encoding tumor necrosis factor receptor superfamily member 18 has translation MDTAKLWFTLLCFCNIWILCLAIRCDWTKEYAYNNKCCKACPSGEYPKEPCSDMCQKCSTAFSAKDKCFCKDNHVCSNDKCESCNPRERCKPGHQLIRNGAFEYTYYCEQCSDNTYSDAEDSICKPITKCVGGEIFAGNRTHNARCASSVTTVHPAKEEKQESHTIDYLMVASLAITLLTCMIFIMYTAFKFFRYKMLRKISKQCTHNCKLSKEEEGEEDDSKSEISEVPFKHDLYSFP, from the exons ATGGACACTGCAAAGCTCTGGTTTACACTGCTCTGTTTTTGTAACATCTGGATTTTGTGTCTGGCTATACGATGTGACTGGACCAAAGAGTATGCATATAATAACAAATGCTGTAAAGCCTGTCCTTCAG GTGAGTATCCCAAAGAACCATGTTCAGATATGTGTCAGAAATGTTCAACAGCTTTTTCGGCTAAGGACAAATGTTTCTGCAAAGATAATCACGTATGTTCTAATGATAAATGTGAAAGTTGTAATCCCAGGGAGAGATGCAAACCTGGACATCAGCTGATCAGAAAtg GTGCCTTTGAATACACTTACTATTGTGAGCAATGTTCAGACAACACTTACAGTGATGCTGAGGACAGCATATGTAAACCCATTACAAA GTGTGTTGGTGGTGAAATCTTCGCTGGAAACCGGACCCACAATGCAAGATGTGCCTCTTCTG TCACAACAGTTCACCcagcaaaagaagaaaaacaagagaGCCATACTATTGATTATTTAATGGTGGCCAGTTTAGCAATCACTTTGTTGACCTGCATGATTTTTATCATGTATACTGCTTTTAAATTTTTCAGATACAAGATGCTCAGAAAAA TAAGCAAACAGTGCACACATAATTGCAAACTATCCAAGGAGGAGGAGGGTGAGGAAGATGACTCCAAGTCAGAGATCTCAGAAGTCCCTTTCAAGCATGATCTCTACAGCTTTCCATGA
- the si:ch73-361p23.3 gene encoding tumor necrosis factor receptor superfamily member 4 produces MVCYRKVLLDLLCLLLVHQNAGASCPAGQRLNYNTRSCEPCLREQYKSTSSTDYYCSNCSKCKRGSKEIKSCTPTSNTECKCNPGFTPVDQLNEICICKQGFGIKEGKECKKCDEGFFTDQEDSDCKKWKECKSGIAIPGSSTSDAVCKNASKEVTDRVVWSTTLSWTTTISTPSQTTTVSSTATSRTKDSSPNNSGKDNSNSLWLIMVCAGILLLAGLLYHKCKFTHCIQNHKKVDFRKESVCRKPVEESGEKCLSLLV; encoded by the exons ATGGTCTGCTACAGGAAAGTCCTCTTAGATCTTCTGTGTTTACTGTTAGTTCACCAAAATGCAGGCGCATCTTGTCCAGCAG gtcaaaGGCTCAATTATAATACGCGAAGTTGTGAGCCCTGCCTACGAGAACAATATAAATCTACAAGTTCAACAGATTATTACTGTTCGAACTGCAGCAAATGTAAAAGAG GCAGTAAGGAAATAAAGTCTTGCACACCTACCAGTAACACTGAATGCAAATGTAACCCAGGCTTTACGCCTGTTGATCAGCTAAACGAGATTTGCATCTGTAAACAAGGGTTTGGAATTAAAGAAG GAAAGGAATGTAAAAAATGTGACGAAGGCTTCTTCACAGACCAAGAGGACTCAGATTGCAAAAAATGGAAAGA GTGTAAAAGTGGAATTGCAATCCCAGGCAGCAGCACTTCTGATGCTGTCtgcaaaaatgcatcaaaagaGGTGACAGATAGGGTAGTGTGGTCTACCACCCTATCCTGGACAACAACAATCTCTACCCCTTCCCAGACAACCACAGTCTCTTCTACGGCCACTTCAAGAACTAAAGACTCCTCCCCCAACAACTCAGGGAAAGACAACTCCAACAGCTTGT GGCTGATTATGGTATGCGCTGGTATTCTTCTGTTGGCTGGACTCCTGTACCATAAGTGTAAATTCACCCACTGTATTCAAAACCACAAGAAAGTGGATTTTCGAAAAG AAAGTGTATGCAGAAAGCCTGTTGAAGAATCTGGGGAAAAGTGCCTGTCTTTGCTTGTCTAA